From a region of the Bacteroidia bacterium genome:
- a CDS encoding helix-turn-helix transcriptional regulator: MKNLGEIIRELREAQDIPLRIVSAFLDVDPAILSKIERGQRKPTKEQVIKLADYFKVNREDLIVAWLSDKIVYEVEDEEQAIKALHVAEQKIKYSKK; encoded by the coding sequence ATGAAAAATCTCGGAGAGATTATTAGAGAGCTGCGCGAAGCTCAGGATATTCCATTAAGGATTGTATCGGCATTTCTTGATGTTGACCCTGCTATACTCAGCAAGATTGAGCGTGGGCAACGAAAGCCAACCAAAGAACAGGTGATAAAACTTGCCGATTACTTCAAGGTTAACAGAGAGGATTTGATTGTGGCTTGGCTCTCGGATAAAATAGTATATGAGGTGGAAGATGAAGAGCAGGCAATAAAGGCACTTCATGTTGCTGAACAAAAAATTAAATACTCAAAAAAATAA
- a CDS encoding helix-turn-helix domain-containing protein: protein MKGKKLKVKTVPLKSYTIKEIRELYGISARTWREWIRDYRKEINIGKGLVLNIKQVQFIFEKFGVPGEIEVEMD from the coding sequence ATGAAAGGAAAAAAATTGAAAGTAAAAACAGTTCCGCTAAAATCTTACACGATAAAAGAAATCAGGGAACTATACGGAATCTCTGCAAGAACATGGAGAGAATGGATAAGGGATTACAGGAAGGAAATCAACATCGGAAAAGGTTTAGTGCTGAACATTAAACAAGTCCAATTCATTTTTGAAAAGTTCGGGGTTCCGGGCGAAATCGAGGTTGAAATGGATTAG
- a CDS encoding nucleotide-binding protein, whose amino-acid sequence MKIRIFIGSSSEGIKIARQTKTFLEKTLNAECIVWENIGVFEYNKSTFEALLKGRLLYDFAILVATKDDIVWWRRMVDSVPRDNVIFEFGLYLGALGDTRTLLLQEGGVKLPTDLNGITLPRFSVKKNNLESKLSEVAGYISKSIKHNEFHLLPSTALAVGYFNSFLKSATAILMETKDCVKIKDANYSCKRIKVIIPETLSDDIAEKAKLFFDTHAIEISEIQNGKRPFKVQFAYDSSDKNNIVIVDMPFTLNTIRPCCTLLLKKSNIGVGNSQQLVEQREILNFKSTLENLIEQNDYCKKVVSIMFESKYTK is encoded by the coding sequence ATGAAAATACGAATTTTCATAGGTAGTTCCAGCGAAGGAATTAAAATAGCAAGGCAAACTAAAACCTTTCTCGAAAAGACTTTGAATGCAGAGTGTATTGTTTGGGAAAATATTGGTGTGTTTGAGTACAATAAAAGCACTTTTGAAGCATTGCTGAAAGGAAGATTACTTTATGACTTTGCTATTCTTGTGGCCACAAAGGATGATATTGTTTGGTGGCGAAGGATGGTTGATAGTGTTCCAAGAGATAATGTAATTTTTGAGTTCGGTTTGTATTTAGGTGCATTAGGAGATACGAGGACACTCTTATTGCAGGAAGGCGGAGTTAAGTTACCTACTGACCTGAATGGAATTACCCTGCCAAGATTTTCGGTAAAGAAAAATAATCTCGAATCAAAACTGAGCGAAGTTGCAGGTTATATTTCTAAAAGCATTAAGCATAACGAATTTCATCTGCTTCCGTCTACCGCTTTAGCAGTAGGTTACTTTAATAGCTTTTTGAAAAGTGCGACTGCAATACTGATGGAAACAAAGGATTGCGTGAAGATCAAGGATGCAAATTATTCATGCAAACGAATCAAAGTTATAATTCCGGAAACTTTAAGTGATGATATTGCAGAGAAGGCAAAGTTGTTTTTTGATACTCACGCGATAGAAATTTCCGAAATACAGAATGGTAAACGACCATTCAAAGTTCAATTTGCATACGATAGTTCCGATAAGAATAATATTGTTATCGTTGATATGCCATTTACATTAAACACAATTCGCCCATGCTGTACTCTTCTGCTCAAGAAATCAAATATAGGAGTTGGAAACAGTCAGCAGCTTGTTGAACAAAGAGAAATATTAAATTTCAAGTCAACTTTAGAAAATTTGATTGAACAAAATGACTATTGCAAAAAAGTAGTTTCAATAATGTTTGAAAGCAAGTACACAAAATAA
- a CDS encoding ImmA/IrrE family metallo-endopeptidase: protein MFSFAPKRILIQIMVATEVQINPKMVVLARESRGVSQKELAEKLSTSPAFICKIEMDNKSLPEPTLERMSKLLKYPIEFFYQEGEAYLPMSLNYRKRDHVSAKVLMPLEASLNIYRLNIETISQKLKLPALNIPDLDLKKIGSEEQVAKQLRKSWKMPKGPVENLTELLEANGIIVIAVDFGTERVDSRTILTKDKHPIIVINKTHLADRQRFSLAYELGHLVMHSHTLPSHDRDISHEANLFAAGLLMPENELKKDFEKGVSVSLLGELKRKWKVSMISLLYRAADLGFLTDNQKKYLLSQFNQMKIRRREPIELDFQKEKPLLLRDLILKYKNAHKFTSKELAAALHLEVEEFMTKYSE from the coding sequence ATGTTTTCCTTTGCCCCGAAACGCATTTTAATACAAATTATGGTTGCAACTGAAGTACAAATCAACCCCAAAATGGTGGTTCTCGCACGGGAATCCAGAGGTGTATCGCAGAAGGAACTGGCTGAGAAACTCAGCACTTCTCCTGCTTTCATCTGCAAAATTGAGATGGATAATAAGTCCCTGCCTGAGCCCACCCTTGAGCGCATGAGCAAATTGCTCAAATACCCTATTGAGTTCTTTTATCAGGAGGGGGAGGCATACCTGCCCATGAGCTTGAATTACCGCAAGCGCGACCATGTATCGGCAAAAGTTCTTATGCCTTTAGAGGCAAGTCTGAACATATACCGCCTGAACATTGAAACCATTTCGCAGAAACTAAAACTTCCTGCGCTGAACATTCCTGATTTAGACTTAAAAAAGATTGGTTCAGAGGAACAGGTAGCAAAGCAATTACGAAAGTCATGGAAGATGCCAAAAGGACCCGTTGAGAATCTTACCGAACTTTTAGAAGCCAACGGCATTATTGTTATTGCGGTTGATTTCGGAACGGAACGAGTGGACAGCAGAACTATCCTTACCAAAGACAAGCACCCGATTATTGTGATAAATAAAACACACCTTGCCGACAGGCAGAGGTTCAGCCTGGCATACGAGCTTGGTCATTTAGTGATGCACTCGCATACACTTCCCTCGCACGACAGAGATATATCACACGAAGCAAATTTATTTGCAGCGGGTTTATTGATGCCTGAAAATGAATTAAAAAAGGATTTTGAGAAGGGGGTTTCAGTTTCCTTACTTGGGGAATTAAAACGCAAATGGAAAGTTTCCATGATTTCGCTTTTATATCGAGCCGCAGATCTGGGATTCCTTACAGATAACCAAAAGAAGTATCTGCTTTCTCAATTCAATCAAATGAAAATACGCAGACGCGAACCGATTGAGTTAGATTTCCAAAAGGAGAAACCCCTATTGCTGCGCGACCTGATTTTGAAATATAAAAACGCCCATAAGTTCACTTCCAAAGAGCTTGCAGCAGCCCTGCATCTCGAGGTGGAAGAATTTATGACTAAATACTCCGAGTAA
- a CDS encoding DUF2188 domain-containing protein, with the protein MPNTIRVYPDGDVWVVKKDGNSKASAIRDTQREAYLAAREIALNQGLSITVHGPNGQIQKVVNPQDRASNDGCFITTACVKAKGLPDNCYELETLRKFREEYVRLLPEGSLLLKQYKTIAPQIVKLLKKQKDKKMVYDSLYVKISLACIFIERNENEKAFEIYCSTVRELSSHFDLSE; encoded by the coding sequence ATGCCAAATACGATAAGAGTGTATCCCGATGGAGATGTTTGGGTTGTCAAAAAAGATGGCAACTCAAAAGCCTCAGCAATAAGAGATACGCAGAGAGAAGCGTACTTGGCTGCAAGGGAAATTGCACTTAATCAGGGATTATCAATTACAGTTCATGGCCCGAACGGACAGATACAAAAAGTAGTCAATCCTCAAGACCGAGCATCTAATGATGGTTGCTTCATTACAACTGCCTGCGTAAAAGCAAAAGGGCTTCCTGATAATTGCTATGAATTGGAAACGCTCAGAAAATTCCGAGAGGAATATGTTCGCCTTCTTCCTGAAGGGTCATTGCTGTTGAAGCAGTATAAGACCATTGCGCCTCAAATTGTAAAATTGCTTAAAAAGCAAAAAGATAAAAAAATGGTTTATGATTCTCTCTATGTGAAAATATCCCTTGCCTGTATTTTTATTGAACGGAATGAAAACGAGAAGGCATTTGAAATTTATTGCTCCACAGTAAGAGAGTTATCCTCTCATTTTGATTTATCTGAATAA